A window of the Gossypium arboreum isolate Shixiya-1 chromosome 2, ASM2569848v2, whole genome shotgun sequence genome harbors these coding sequences:
- the LOC108469455 gene encoding leucine-rich repeat receptor-like serine/threonine-protein kinase BAM1 produces MRLLLLLLFLLLHISHSYAAGTAARAVTELRALIAVKSSIADDPQSYLSNWNATTPLCSFAGVTCDLTGRHVTSIDLTNFTLSGTLSPSLAHLRFLQNISVADNNLTGPIPTELAVLSNLRYLNLSNNVFNGSFPTQLSQLKNLQVLDLYNNNMTAELPVSVTELPNLRHLHLGGNYFSGQIPSSYGRWEHLEYLAVSGNELSGKIPPEIGNLTKLKELYIGYFNNFEGGLPPEIGNLSELVRFDAANCMLSGEIPPEIGKLQKLDTLFLQVNALSGSLTPELGTLNSLKSMDLSNNMFTGEIPASFAQLKNLTLLNLFRNKLHGQIPDFIGELPELEVLQLWENNFTGSIPQKLGSNKKLQVLDLSSNKLTGTLPPDMCSGNTLQTLITLGNFLLGPIPESLGKCESLSRIRMGENYLNGSIPKGLLGLPQLTQVELQDNYLTGEFPVTDSSISVNLGQISLSNNQLSGALPASVGNFSGVQKLLLDGNKFSGPIPAEIGKLQQLSKIDFSHNKFSGLIPPEICKCELLTFVDLSRNELSGRIPTEITSMRILNFLNLSRNHLLGSIPSSISTMQSLTSVDFSYNNLSGLVPGSGQFSYFNYTSFLGNPELCGPYLGPCKDGVAKGTHETHVKGGLSASLKLLLVIGLLVFSILFAVAAIIKARSLKKASDARAWKLTAFQRLEFTCDDVLDCLKEDNIIGKGGAGIVYKGSMPSGDQVAVKRLPAMSRGSSHDHGFNAEIQTLGRIRHRHIVRLLGFCSNHETNLLVYEYMPNGSLGEVLHGKKGGHLHWDTRYKIAVEAAKGLCYLHHDCSPLIVHRDVKSNNILLDSEFEAHVADFGLAKFLQDSGTSECMSAIAGSYGYIAPEYAYTLKVDEKSDVYSFGVVLLELVCGRKPVGEFGDGVDIVQWVRKMTDSNKESVLKVLDPRLPSVPLQEVMHVFYVAMLCVEEQAVERPTMREVVQILTELPKPPNSKQGDTTINESPTSPSPDTTLDSPTTTITKDPKDQQQQPPAPKSTPPDLLSI; encoded by the exons ATGAGGTtactcctcctcctcctcttcctTCTTCTTCACATTTCCCACTCCTATGCCGCCGGCACCGCCGCAAGAGCCGTTACGGAGCTTCGCGCACTTATCGCTGTTAAATCCTCCATTGCCGACGACCCTCAATCTTACCTCTCAAACTGGAATGCAACAACTCCCCTTTGTTCATTCGCCGGAGTCACGTGCGATTTAACCGGTCGTCACGTGACATCCATCGATTTAACTAACTTCACCCTGTCCGGAACCCTTTCCCCCTCGCTTGCCCACCTCCGTTTCCTCCAAAACATCTCCGTCGCCGACAACAATCTTACCGGTCCTATCCCGACGGAGCTCGCCGTCCTATCCAATCTCCGTTATCTAAACCTTTCCAACAATGTTTTCAATGGTTCCTTTCCTACCCAGCTTTCCCAGCTGAAAAATCTACAGGTACTCGATTTATACAACAACAACATGACGGCGGAGTTGCCGGTTTCCGTCACGGAGCTTCCCAATTTGCGTCACTTGCATTTGGGAGGGAACTATTTCAGCGGTCAGATCCCGTCAAGTTACGGCCGTTGGGAGCATCTTGAATATTTAGCCGTTTCGGGTAACGAACTCAGCGGTAAAATCCCACCCGAAATCGGCAACTTAACGAAGCTGAAGGAGTTGTACATTGGTTACTTCAATAATTTTGAAGGTGGTTTGCCGCCGGAGATCGGGAACTTGTCGGAACTCGTTCGTTTTGACGCCGCTAACTGCATGTTATCCGGTGAAATACCGCCGGAGATCGGTAAGTTGCAGAAGCTCGACACGTTGTTCCTCCAGGTGAATGCACTGTCTGGCTCCTTAACTCCCGAGCTGGGAACCTTAAACAGCTTGAAATCCATGGATTTATCGAACAATATGTTTACCGGTGAGATTCCAGCGAGTTTCGCTCAGCTCAAAAACTTGACTCTTCTCAATCTTTTCAGAAACAAGCTCCACGGACAGATTCCTGACTTCATTGGTGAGTTGCCCGAGTTGGAGGTCTTACAGCTATGGGAAAATAACTTCACCGGAAGCATTCCTCAGAAGTTGGGCAGTAACAAAAAGCTTCAAGTTCTAGATCTTTCGTCGAACAAGTTAACGGGGACTTTGCCGCCGGACATGTGCTCCGGCAACACGTTGCAAACGTTGATTACTTTGGGTAACTTCTTGCTTGGTCCAATCCCAGAATCGTTGGGGAAATGTGAATCACTCAGTCGGATTCGTATGGGTGAAAATTATCTCAACGGGTCCATCCCTAAAGGCCTTTTGGGATTACCACAGCTTACACAAGTTGAGTTACAGGATAACTATCTAACAGGGGAGTTCCCGGTCACTGATTCTTCCATTTCCGTGAATCTCGGCCAAATCAGCTTATCCAACAACCAACTTTCCGGGGCTTTACCGGCTAGCGTCGGTAACTTTTCCGGTGTTCAAAAGCTTCTTCTCGATGGCAACAAGTTTTCGGGTCCAATCCCAGCTGAGATTGGGAAGTTGCAGCAACTTTCAAAGATTGATTTCAGTCATAACAAGTTTTCAGGATTGATCCCACCAGAAATTTGCAAATGCGAGCTGTTAACCTTTGTTGATCTTAGTCGAAACGAGCTTTCCGGTCGAATTCCGACTGAGATCACAAGTATGAGGATATTAAACTTCCTGAATCTGTCGAGAAATCATCTCCTGGGTAGTATCCCTTCTTCAATATCCACTATGCAAAGCTTAACTTCCGTTGATTTCTCGTATAACAATCTCTCCGGTTTGGTTCCTGGCAGTGGTCAGTTTAGTTACTTCAACTACACCTCATTTTTGGGGAACCCTGAGCTGTGTGGTCCTTATTTGGGGCCTTGCAAAGATGGGGTTGCTAAAGGAACACATGAAACTCATGTTAAAGGTGGACTCTCTGCATCTTTGAAGCTTTTGCTCGTAATAGGCCTGCTTGTCTTCTCCATCTTGTTCGCAGTCGCAGCTATAATCAAAGCACGGTCCTTGAAGAAAGCGAGCGATGCTCGGGCTTGGAAGTTAACCGCGTTCCAGCGCTTGGAATtcacttgtgatgatgttttggatTGTTTGAAGGAGGATAACATTATAGGCAAAGGAGGTGCTGGGATTGTGTACAAGGGATCCATGCCTAGTGGTGACCAGGTCGCCGTTAAAAGGTTACCGGCTATGAGCCGAGGGTCTTCCCATGATCATGGATTCAATGCTGAGATACAAACTCTGGGGAGGATTAGGCACAGGCATATTGTGAGACTGTTGGGTTTTTGCTCAAATCATGAAACCAATCTCTTGGTTTATGAGTATATGCCTAATGGGAGTTTAGGAGAGGTTCTTCATGGGAAGAAAGGGGGTCATTTGCACTGGGATACCAGATACAAGATCGCGGTCGAGGCGGCTAAGGGACTATGCTACCTTCATCATGATTGTTCCCCTTTGATAGTCCACCGGGATGTGAAATCGAACAATATCCTCCTCGACTCAGAGTTTGAAGCCCATGTTGCTGATTTTGGCCTTGCTAAATTCTTGCAAGATTCTGGCACTTCCGAATGCATGTCCGCCATAGCTGGTTCATACGGATACATAGCTCCAG AATACGCCTACACACTGAAGGTAGACGAGAAGAGTGACGTGTATAGCTTTGGTGTAGTCCTGTTAGAACTAGTCTGTGGCAGAAAACCGGTAGGGGAGTTCGGTGATGGAGTCGATATTGTTCAATGGGTTCGAAAAATGACAGACTCAAACAAAGAAAGTGTCCTCAAAGTCCTTGATCCCAGACTCCCATCAGTTCCTCTCCAGGAAGTGATGCACGTATTCTACGTCGCCATGCTTTGCGTCGAAGAACAAGCTGTAGAGCGACCAACGATGAGGGAAGTGGTTCAAATCCTAACCGAACTCCCAAAACCACCAAACTCAAAACAGGGAGACACCACAATCAATGAGTCCCCAACATCACCATCACCAGACACAACTCTAGACTCACCTACAACAACAATCACAAAGGACCCAAAAGACCAGCAACAACAGCCCCCAGCACCTAAATCAACACCACCTGATCTTCTTAGCATTTAA
- the LOC108469458 gene encoding malate dehydrogenase, glyoxysomal-like, whose protein sequence is MQETNNSRVNQRIATISAHLNPPSFSHMEGSSGLGRADCRAKGGSTGFKVAILGAAGGIGQPLSLLMKMNPLVSVLHLYDVVNTPGVTADISHMDTGAVVRGFLGQQQLEEALTGMDLVIIPAGVPRKPGMTRDDLFNINAGIVKTLCEGIAKCCPKAIVNLISNPVNSTVPIAAEVFKKAGTFDPNRLLGVTMLDVVRANTFVAEVMGLDPREVDVPVIGGHAGITILPLLSQVKPPCSFTQKEIEYLTNRIQNGGTEVVEAKAGAGSATLSMAYAAVQFADACLRGLRGDADIVRCAFVASHVTELPFFASKVRLGRCGVEEIYPLGPLNEYERVGLEKAKKELETSIEKGVAFVKK, encoded by the exons ATGCAGGAGACCAATAATTCTCGAGTCAACCAACGAATTGCAACAATCTCGGCtcatctcaacccacccagcttTTCCCACATGGAGGGTAGTTCGGGTTTGGGTCGAGCTGACTGCCGAGCCAAAGGTGGGTCAACTGGTTTCAAGGTGGCGATTTTGGGAGCGGCAGGTGGGATAGGGCAACCGTTATCATTGTTGATGAAGATGAATCCTTTGGTTTCTGTTCTTCATCTTTATGATGTGGTTAACACTCCTGGTGTTACTGCTGATATTAGCCACATGGATACTGGAGCTGTG GTACGTGGATTTCTGGGGCAACAGCAATTGGAGGAGGCTCTAACAGGAATGGACCTTGTAATTATTCCAGCTGGAGTTCCTAGGAAACCTGGAATGACAAGGGATGATCTTTTCAACATCAATGCTGGAATTGTTAAGACACTGTGCGAGGGAATAGCTAAGTGCTGTCCCAAAGCTATTGTCAATTTGATTAGTAATCCTGTTAATTCCACTGTTCCGATCGCTGCAGAAGTTTTCAAGAAAGCAGGCACCTTTGATCCAAACAGACTTCTGGGAGTCACAATGCTTGATGTTGTTAGAGCCAATACGTTTGTG GCAGAAGTCATGGGTCTTGATCCGCGGGAGGTTGATGTTCCGGTTATTGGGGGACACGCAGggattactattttaccccttcTATCTCAG GTTAAGCCTCCATGCTCTTTCACCCAAAAAGAAATCGAGTATCTGACAAACCGCATTCAGAATGGTGGTACAGAAGTCGTTGAG GCAAAGGCTGGTGCTGGGTCTGCAACATTATCGATG GCATATGCTGCGGTTCAATTTGCCGATGCATGTCTTCGGGGCTTAAGAGGAGATGCTGACATTGTTCGATGTGCATTTGTGGCTTCTCAT GTGACTGAATTGCCCTTCTTCGCATCCAAGGTAAGACTCGGTCGTTGCGGAGTTGAGGAAATATACCCTCTTGGCCCACTAAATGAGTATGAGAG GGTTGGCTTGGAGAAGGCAAAGAAAGAACTAGAAACTAGCATTGAGAAGGGGGTTGCCTTTGTCAAGAAATGA